CCAGTCGGTGAGATGTCGTCACGTACACCGTCTCGTTGGCGACGACGAGTGAACCATCACCGAGCGGGTCCTCGAGGTCGTATCGCCAGTCGATTTCGGGTTCGGTCCGTGGCGGTGTTGCGTGTGGGTTGTACCGACGGTTCGCGGGGCCGTAGTCGTCCTCGGCCCACGTGCCAGGTCCGGGTTGCCAGTCTGCCTCAACGCGACGCTCTGGAGCACTGCGGCGTACGTCCCCGAGGCGTTCCTGAGCGGAGGTACAGCCAGCGAGGCCGACGGTCGTAGCCGATGCGGCCACGAGGAATGGGCGACGGCGCATGGAGGGTTCAATCGTGTCTCACCGGTTGATACTAAATATCTGACGAATATGTAACAATACGTACGATGCCGCTAAGTCTCGTTCATCTGAATCTCTCCCCGTGTAACATAACACGTTTTGAACATTCACCCTCCACCACAATACACTTCGATCCGAACTCGCGTAATACAGTTTTGAGACGCCAGTATCGGAGTTTCTCCGACTTTCGGACCGGTCCGTATTCGCGACCTACTGTCAAACTGTGAAAATGTGTTATCTCCGTACACTGCGTACGTCTCTATGGAGACGATTATGTCCTCGAACACAGCAACTGCTGACCACGAATCGTACGGCTACTCACTCAAGCGCGGATGGCGGACATTGGCTATCGCCGGTGGCGTCGTCGGCCTGATCGGCCTCCTCGCAATCGTGTTTCCGCTCGCGACGGGCATTTCGGTTACCCTCGTAATCGGCGCACTGCTCGTCCTGAGCGGGATCGTCCACGGCGCACACGCCTTCACCGCACGCGGGTGGAGCGGCTCGATGTGGCAACTCGCACTCGGCGTCATCTCGGTCGTCGCGGGTGTACTCGTGCTCGCGAACCCTGTCATCGGGCTCGTGACCCTCACGCTGCTCGCGATTGCCTACCTGCTCGCCGACGGCGTGGCTGAACTCTGGCTGTCGATGCGGATGGCCGACCAGCCCGGTCGGATGTCCGTCGCCGCGAGCGGCGTTCTCTCGCTCGTCCTGGCCGGTCTGCTCTGGATCGGCTTCCCGGCGGACGCAGCCTGGGCGATCGGCCTGCTCGTCGGCATCAGCCTCTTCATGACCGGGCTCTCGATGGGCATCGTGGCCATCACTGGCCGCAACATGGAGGAGACGACTGCCGCCGGCGAACCACGAGCCGCGTAAGCGCGTGACGCACGCCTACCCACGTTTTCGACCTCTTTTGACGGTGTCAGTACTTGACCTGTGAGCGAGCGCCCTGTCACGGAGCACCCTACTACCAAAACAGACAGCAACGGAGCCCCCAAACCAACCACCAGCAGACAGCAAAACAGCAACTATAGTAACAACTGCAACTCGTTACACACTGATCGCCGAGCAGGCTGGCGATCAGGTGTGCAGTGACTTGCAGTGGCTACTATACCTCACGCACGTGACAAAGCGAGCCGTTATTCGGCCTTCGGTCCCGAACACACTGCGTGAACCTCTCGATCGTCGATCTCGCGCCCGTTCCCGACGGCGCGAGCGCAACCGAAGCGTACGAGAACACGGTCGAACTCGCCCAGTTGGCCGAGCAACTCGGCTACTCGCGATTCTGGGTTGCCGAACACCACGGCATGGCTGACTCGATCGCGAGCACGACACCAGAGGTCCTGATCGCCCACCTGGCCGCACAGACCGACGAGATCCGCGTCGGGTCGGGAACCGTGCTGCTCAACCACTACAGCCCGTTCAAGGTCGCCGAGGCGTTCAGCACACTCGACGCCCTCGCCCCGGGTCGCATCGACCTCGGTCTTGGCCGTGCCACCGGCATGCCCGCCGCCGACCGCGCGCTCCAGACCGAACAGCGAAAACGCAATCCCGACGAGGACCACGCCGAGAAGATCGAGGCGGCCGCTGCCCACCTCTACGACGAGTTCAGCGCGGACCATCCGTACTCGAAACTCACCCTCGCGCGCTCCGAGAGCGACGTACCAGAGATCTGGGTCCTCGGCTCGAGTCCCTCCAGTGCGAAAATCGCGGGCGAACTCGGTCTTCGGTACTGCTTTGCCGCGTTCATCCGTCCAAATCTCGCCGAACGGGCGTTCGAGACCTATCACGAGCACTTCGAACCGACCGATTCCGACGCCGGTCTGGACGAACCAGAAGGGATGCTCGCAGTGAACGTCGTCTGCGACGAGACCGACGAGGACGCTGCACGGCTCCGTGCGAGCGCCGAAGCATCCTACAAGCGCATGCAACGCGGCGTCGTCGGCTCACTGCCGTCGGTCGAAGAGGCGATCGACGAACTCGGCGGCGTTCCGGAGCCGACGCCGCAGTCGCTCCCGTCCGGGGAGTGGCCCCGTGCACTCTCCGGCAGCCCCGAAACGGTTGGCACGCTACTCGAGAACCTGACGGATCGAGTCGGTGTCGACGACATGATCGTCCAGAATCTTATCGCAGACCACGACGACGTGTGTCGGTCGCACGAACTGCTTGCCGAAGCGGTCGGGTTAGAGGGCCGCTGAGTATCGTCCGCCGCGCTCACTACTCGCCCTACTCGCCGAGCACCGAATCGAAAAACTTCCGCTCTGCCGTCCGGAGGTGTTGGTTGAACGTCGCCGGCGCGATACCCAGCCGATCCGCGATATCCTCGCCCGTACTCTCCCGGGGCCACTCGAAGTAACCCGCGAAGTAGGCCGTCTCGAGTGCGGCCCGTTGTTTTTCCGTCAACTCGTCTTCCAGCACGGCCGTTGCAGTTGATCCCCGCCCCGAGCCGCTGCGGTCACTGCGTTCGGTCGTCCGCTGGGCGAGGTAGGTGGCGTCTGGCCGCTGTTCTTTGATGAGTTCGATCATCTGGCGGGTGTCCCGACCCCGCGGGAGTTCGACGACGAATCGGAACTCGCCGTTGGCGATCGTTGCCGATTCGACCCGGCCACCGTGAGTCGCGATCGCTTCGAACAGTGCGGCTGCGGCGGGCATCACGACTTCGAACTCGAACTCGTCCCGGCGCGCCGATAGGAACCGGGCGTCGCTGACACCGTCGATCCCTTCGACCGTCTCCGCGAACTCGTCCTGTGCAATGTCCGTCGCCGAACCGTAGGCGAGCAGCGTCTCGTCGCCGCGGACGAGCTGGTTGATCGAGATCCGGCCGGAGTCGGCCTCCGAGAGACCGACCAGTTCTGGGACCATCTCCTCGAGTCTGAACTCGAGTTCGATGACGGCGTCACTGACGAGTGCATCGCGTCGTTCGAGTGCGGTAATCGCGTGCGCGACGGTGTCCCCAATGCGAGCGAGGATCTGTGTTTCTGCTGAGGTGAACGCCCGCGGCGAACTCGAGTAGATGTTCAGGACGCCGTAGATGAGGTCTTCGTGGATGATTGGAATCGCTGCCGAAGAGTGATAGCCCCGCGAGGTGGCATCCTCGCGCCACGGTTCGAAGTCTGGGTCGGAACCGATGCTGTTTGCGACCTGCACCTCGCCGGCGCGAATCGCGGTTCCCGACGGTCCTTTTCCGGCGGCTGTGGTTTCGTCGACGCTGATTTCGACGTCCTCGAGGTACCCCTCTTCGACGCCGGCGGCCGCCTTCGGAACGACGTCGTCGCTCCCGGGATTGACCTCGCCGATCCAGGCGAACCGGTAGGCGTCCGACGCGGTGAGGCGATCACAGACCTCCTGTTCGAGTTCGGCACGCGTCTCGGTCGTGATTACCGAGTTGATGATGTCGTGTCCGATATCGTTCAACCGGTTGACCGTCTCGAGTTGCTCGCGCTGGCGGCGGCGTTCGTACTCCTGTCGTGCGCGCTCGATCGCGTGGTGGATCGTTCTGACGAGCAGTTCACTCGTCACCTCGTCTTTGACGAGGAAGTCCTGTGCCCCCTGCTGGATCGCCTGAATTCCGACCTGCTGATCCCGAAGGCCGGTCAGGACGACGATCGGCGTTGCAGTGCTGGCATCGGACACCGTCTCGAGCGTCTCGAGTCCTTGGCTGTCGGGAAGGTTCAGATCGAGCAGGACGACGTCGATCGAGCGTTGCTCGAACAACTCGAGTCCCTCCTCGAGTCGCGTTGCGCGGGAGATATCGGGTGTTCGGCCGGCGGTCTCGTCGGAGCTCACGCGTTGTGCGAGTTCTTCGGTACCGCGAAGCATCTCCTCGATCAGCCGTGCGTCGCCTGGGTTGTCCTCGATGAGGAGAATGCGAAGCATCGCTTCGGCGTCCGCAGCGTCTGGGGTGTCTGAGAGTTCTGTGGCACTTGTTCTTGCTCCTGCTCCTGCACCTGTTCCCGCTCCCGCTCCCGCTCCCGATTCTGATTGCGATTCTTGCACCGGTCCCGTCCCTGGCCCAGCGCCACCATCTGCAGCTCCCGTCTCAGCGTTCTCCCCCGTCGCGTCTGCCCCACCGTTCTGTCGATCACCACTCTCGGAATCACGCATCCGGTCGGGATCATCCTCGTCGTGTCCGCCACTCATAGCTGATCACCCTCCGGTGGCAGTCGAACGACAGAGAACCAGAACTTCTCGAACGCCCGAACCGTCTCGATGAACTCGTCCGGATCGACCGGCTTCGTCAAATATGCGTTCGCGTGCAACTCGTACGACTTCGCGACATCCTCTTCTGCTCGCGAACTCGTCAGCACGATCACCGGAATCGAGCGCAGTTCCGAATCTCCCTTGAGCTCCTCGAGTACCTCCTCGCCATCCGTCCGCGGGAGGTTGAGATCGAGCAGGATGAGATCCGGCCGCGGCGCATCCGCGTATTCGTTTCGCTGGTGGAGGAACTCGAGTGCCTCCGTACCGTCGGAGACGACGTGCAGGTCGTTCTCGATGCGACCCTGTTTGAACGCTTCCTTGGTGAGGCGGACATCACCGGGGTTGTCTTCGACGAGGAGTATCTGTGCAGTTGTTGGCGTCGCGGATCGTCTCGTGGTCATTGCTGGATGCGTGTTGTGTCGGTGGTCGCACGGTACGTGCTTGGATGGCGGTTCGACAACCGAGAGCGGGCCACTGGTCCGCGAACGGACGAAGAGATGCGATGAACGCGACGTCTCGCGTGCGTGTGTGGGGAGGTCGAAAAACGAACGATAGCCGAGTCGACGATCGATATCGAGCCCCGGCGGTGATTGCAGGGGAGTATCGACGTTCGGTCGAAACGGACACACTTGCTGGTGTCCGACCACGACCGGGGAAAAGCGGCCATTTCGTACTATCGCAAAGTTGATTGGGAGGGATAAATGTAGTGTTCAAACCTCGTATGAGGAGAATATCCGAAATTTCGGACAGTGCTGAACACGTGTTCACCACAATATGGAAAAATAGGACCCCATTGTAAGGTGTGGCAACGCCGTTGTTGGCTACGACGTCTCGTCCTTCTCATCAGAAACCAGCCGATACCGTCTGCCACGGTGTTTCCCAACCGATTTGATCAGGTCGTAGTGGACCATCTTCGTCAGGTGATTGCGCAGGGTTCGGGTCGTTTTGGGCTCGTCAACCCGCTGTTCGTACCGTTCGTAGAGCGACCCTGGTTCGATCTCTCCCGCTTCTTTGATGACGTCGTACAGCACTCGCTGGTGTTCGAGCAAGCCTTCGACTGTCTTCCGGCGGATTGCCGTCCGCGCGTCTGGAATCGCCGACTCGATCTCTGTGGCCGTCACTCGTTCGGTACCGGCTTGTTCGGCACGCCGCGCTGCCGAACGCAGGATTCCGATACCGACGCGAGCATCACCCGAGGCTGCCTCAGCAATCGTCTGCAACTGGTCAGTCGTGACTGCGTTCGGTTCCAGCCCCTGCGTTGCGCGCTCGCGCAAAATTGCGACGAGTTCGTCCATCCCGTACCGATCGAACTGGACACGAGTTCCAGCGTGGAAGCGCGACCGAACCCGGTCGTCGAAACTCGCGAACAACTCCTCTTCTCGGTTGGCGATCAATACGAGCGAGACATGTGGGAGTCGGTAAAGATCGTAGAGGACGGCCGTCTCTTCGAGTTGATCGACCTCGTCGAGGACAGCGACAAGTGGTTGATCGGCTGCCGCCTCGAGTCGCCCGAACAGTTCGTCTTTCGGCGTCGATCGGTGGATCGACGTGGTCTGTCCGATGGACTCGAGGAGGCTGTACAGCACCCGAAAGCGCGTATACTCCTGCCAGCAGTTGACGTAGGCGACGCGGACGGCCGGGTCCTGTTCGCGTAGCTGGGTGAGCGTGTACCGTGCGAGACAGGTTTTGCCGACGCCGGTCGGACCGAACAGGAACGCGGGATCGGTTCGGTGACCGGAGAGCAACGGCTCCAGCGACTCGGAGAGGAGGTTGACCTCGTCGTGCCGGTGAACGATTTCGCTCGGAACGAAATCCTCGCGCAGGACGCGGGCGTCGACGATCACACGAGCAGGGTTTCTGACCAATCATAATAAGTGACCGGTGGGATGGAACGTTCGATCGCTTTCTATATCGCCACATGCGATTTATCACCGGTGCTGGCATCACCCACAGTCGTCTGTGGGCGGACTCACCGTGTTCAGCGACCGCAGCGATGAGAGGGTGGAGCCAAACGGAGAGCGCGGGCGAGTTCGCATAGGGCGCGTATCGCGTCTGCTGTCTCCAAAATGGCCGGTATTTACAGGAAGTGCAGCATAACGTTGACGAGTCGCCACTGGAGAATGTAGGGGTGCAACTGGAGAATGTAGGGTGCAGTTTGGAGTTTGGAATACGCGCGCGTGAGCGGTACCACCCATCAAAACCCAACCACTCACTTCCACCTGCCACCACAACTCAGCCACTACCTCCCACCTGCCACCACAACTCAGCACCACGACAACACACCCAACTCAGTAGACGGCTGCCAACTGGAAAACACACACCGGCGCTACTGCACTCGGTGACTCTCACTGAGCACCCTGACCCCACCATCACACTCGAGTACCCCGACCTACTATCTCTGCCCACCACAGCGCGACCACGTTTTGCGGTCGAGTACCCTACCCTGGCCATCGATCCAGTCACACAATCGCGGAGTGTGCTAGACCAGTTTGTTCCAGGCGTATTTTGGTCACCGATGTCCCCCTCGGTACTCGAACGTGGCCCAGCGTGTGCCTGACTATGGCCCACCAGTCTCCACATCACATGTTCTCTTTTCAGTCGAGAGAGTGGGTGTACTCGTCTCGGTCTCGAGTACATCGCGCCAGAGAGACTCCCGGTCAACCGGCGTAGTGTGGTGGACGAGTGTGTTCGCTTACCGAGATCGTGTGGTGGATTCGACAGCGACAGGAGAGGCGGGTACCGGCCGTGATCTGCAGGCACGTCTCTTAGTGAGCCACAGTAGTCGTGGGCTAACGTGTAGTGAGCGACAACGAGACCAGACATACATCGTATATCACGATACAGAACGTGGGCGAGACGGTGCGACAGCAACGGGTCAGTCCGCGAACGACTCACCGTGCAGTCCGCAAACAACTCACCGTGCAGTCCGCGAACAACTCACCGTGAGCGCAGTGATCGAAACCAGTAACGCAGATCAGACACCGAGTCAGCAGCGTACTCACTCATACTGATTGCAATGGCCACTCTCGCTGCCTTCGAACACCCGCGGTTACTCGAGTCCCTATCCGGAAGAGAGATCGAACGGGCAGTTGCTGAGTCGTCGACGAGCTGCTGTTTGCA
The DNA window shown above is from Natrialba magadii ATCC 43099 and carries:
- a CDS encoding HdeD family acid-resistance protein; this encodes MSSNTATADHESYGYSLKRGWRTLAIAGGVVGLIGLLAIVFPLATGISVTLVIGALLVLSGIVHGAHAFTARGWSGSMWQLALGVISVVAGVLVLANPVIGLVTLTLLAIAYLLADGVAELWLSMRMADQPGRMSVAASGVLSLVLAGLLWIGFPADAAWAIGLLVGISLFMTGLSMGIVAITGRNMEETTAAGEPRAA
- a CDS encoding LLM class flavin-dependent oxidoreductase → MNLSIVDLAPVPDGASATEAYENTVELAQLAEQLGYSRFWVAEHHGMADSIASTTPEVLIAHLAAQTDEIRVGSGTVLLNHYSPFKVAEAFSTLDALAPGRIDLGLGRATGMPAADRALQTEQRKRNPDEDHAEKIEAAAAHLYDEFSADHPYSKLTLARSESDVPEIWVLGSSPSSAKIAGELGLRYCFAAFIRPNLAERAFETYHEHFEPTDSDAGLDEPEGMLAVNVVCDETDEDAARLRASAEASYKRMQRGVVGSLPSVEEAIDELGGVPEPTPQSLPSGEWPRALSGSPETVGTLLENLTDRVGVDDMIVQNLIADHDDVCRSHELLAEAVGLEGR
- a CDS encoding bacterio-opsin activator domain-containing protein, producing MLRILLIEDNPGDARLIEEMLRGTEELAQRVSSDETAGRTPDISRATRLEEGLELFEQRSIDVVLLDLNLPDSQGLETLETVSDASTATPIVVLTGLRDQQVGIQAIQQGAQDFLVKDEVTSELLVRTIHHAIERARQEYERRRQREQLETVNRLNDIGHDIINSVITTETRAELEQEVCDRLTASDAYRFAWIGEVNPGSDDVVPKAAAGVEEGYLEDVEISVDETTAAGKGPSGTAIRAGEVQVANSIGSDPDFEPWREDATSRGYHSSAAIPIIHEDLIYGVLNIYSSSPRAFTSAETQILARIGDTVAHAITALERRDALVSDAVIELEFRLEEMVPELVGLSEADSGRISINQLVRGDETLLAYGSATDIAQDEFAETVEGIDGVSDARFLSARRDEFEFEVVMPAAAALFEAIATHGGRVESATIANGEFRFVVELPRGRDTRQMIELIKEQRPDATYLAQRTTERSDRSGSGRGSTATAVLEDELTEKQRAALETAYFAGYFEWPRESTGEDIADRLGIAPATFNQHLRTAERKFFDSVLGE
- a CDS encoding response regulator; amino-acid sequence: MTTRRSATPTTAQILLVEDNPGDVRLTKEAFKQGRIENDLHVVSDGTEALEFLHQRNEYADAPRPDLILLDLNLPRTDGEEVLEELKGDSELRSIPVIVLTSSRAEEDVAKSYELHANAYLTKPVDPDEFIETVRAFEKFWFSVVRLPPEGDQL
- a CDS encoding Cdc6/Cdc18 family protein — translated: MIVDARVLREDFVPSEIVHRHDEVNLLSESLEPLLSGHRTDPAFLFGPTGVGKTCLARYTLTQLREQDPAVRVAYVNCWQEYTRFRVLYSLLESIGQTTSIHRSTPKDELFGRLEAAADQPLVAVLDEVDQLEETAVLYDLYRLPHVSLVLIANREEELFASFDDRVRSRFHAGTRVQFDRYGMDELVAILRERATQGLEPNAVTTDQLQTIAEAASGDARVGIGILRSAARRAEQAGTERVTATEIESAIPDARTAIRRKTVEGLLEHQRVLYDVIKEAGEIEPGSLYERYEQRVDEPKTTRTLRNHLTKMVHYDLIKSVGKHRGRRYRLVSDEKDETS